CATTTAGCCTGCGAAAatctattgtcagcctccacttcccattaggctttTGTACTGGCCATACTggagaattgaaaggagaatgagtattAACTATTACTCTTTGTTctcgcagctcctgtatcactggcttgatgccctctttggcacccagggggagggggtattgtttcatattagttactttgctgaatggtagggagggTGCGGCTTAGAGCAGTCTGACGTTAAAACGTGGTGTGCCAAAAGACCACAGAAGACCCTCTGAgtcctcccactgcctcccaaCGAGGGCATTCATCCCTAATAGATTGGTTGAGATATCTCCAATCACCTTTTTAATAGAGAGTTGATTTTCCTCTCCAGGCAAAATGAGCTTGACTAGGGCCACATTCATAGATTCTGTCATTCCcaaggcatttaaaacacaatatcGGTTCTTTGTTGGAACAATTCCACACCTCTGGGCATCTTTCTTTGTCAGCGCAGAAATTTGTGCCCCAGTGTCAATCAGAAAAGTTACAGGTGCCCGTTTAGGGCCTGTAATAGCTGTGATCATTAtatctccttttttatttttagtgagccTTCTCAGGTATACCCATGCTCTGTCTCTTCGCCCGCTGACAAGAGACGGAGGGTCtagtttccctggttttgaggGAGAGGTTGTTTTGGCTCACTGCACAGACTTTGAGGGACAGGTTGCTCTGACTCACTGCCCAGAttctgagggaggaggggtgcacCGGGTTGAACTGACGGATTTGGTAGAACGGGTTTTCGGCAGTGCCAGTTAGACACTACCTTACTCAATTTATCAAGGGGTAAGCCATCCATCACATCTTTGGGGACCCTCTTTTTGATGCCTAATAACCACCAATGCTGACGGTTAGAGATCTGTTTTACATTCTCTGGCTTTTCGCTATGAGGAGCCCTAATGTACCTGAcaccttttgttttgtctgatttttcctctgggattttTATAGGTCCATATTTTCTACTGTAATTAATCAGATCTTCTGCAACCTCACTCCATGTCCAAACTTTGCGATCACCGGCAGGTGAATTCGATTGTGAACCTGGCAGCTGAGAGGGGGTTGAATATGGAGTAAACCCAGGATCGGTAGATCCAGTTTGGTCGCTTGGGTTTCCAAGGAATCTATCCAGCCTTTCTACAGGACCTACAGCTGCTATGGTTTTTTGAAGGACAATTGCTGTAGGTTTGAGTGATTCTGGAAGGCCTCGAATTAAAGGGGTCATTAGTTCAGGTTTAACAGGTAATTGCATGGGGGATTCATATCCAGGAgttaatttcctttcatggaTCATTTGCAAACAGGCAGCTTTGTGGACACTTTCTAGGAGTTGATCGGGGGTACCAACTATAGCGAAAGGGTCTCCCCTTTCTAAAGGATTGAGTCCCCCAGCCCAGAAAGCTGCACGCTGAGTCAGGGACCACGTGCCATGTTTGTCTCCTGTTGTCAAGAAAACTCCATGTCCCCAGTATCCACTGGCCTCCTGTTCAGTTAATTGAATTTGGTCTCCTCCGGTGAGAGACACTCGGAAGACATATTCCGTCTCAGATTCGTGGGGGAGCCGCCCATActctttttttaatctagcCAATTCAACAGAGGTATATGGTATTTGCTTAGTGGTGATATGTGGTTCAAAATCTTCGTCATTGATATAattatattctgttttaatcaGAGGTCTCATACGAGGGCAGCAGTTTTCCCCACAATTTTTCACTAGCATTAGTTCTTTCTGGGGGTATATTTGGTTAATGTGAggagtttccttttcctctctctcttttggtGAGTCAGTACTCTTTGAATTCCTAGAATATTCCTCTTTTAAAGCAGCCTCTAGCAAATGATTTCTATTCTTTTCTTCATCTAATTGTTTCTGTAAAATCTCCACTAGGTTTTGAAGGGAATCTATGATCGCTTTCTCCTCAGTATATCGCTTTAAGCGATGATCTATAGCTGCCACAAGGCATGctcctaaaacagagcagattatggttttatttcGGCCAAATTTAAATCTAGTCTCATGTTGTAAAGAACATACTCTATCAGTCACATAATCCAAATTAAACCAGTTATTTTGAGCCCATTCTTCCCCTCCCGGAGAGGGCCGGGCATTATGTTTTGCTAGCAGAGCATAAAATGCACCTTTAACTTTTGCACTGcggttttcagtcattttatgaAGGGATCAAAACCACCACAGGGAGGTAAAAGTTAATTACACACTGCGACACACACAGCTTCGCTGTGTCTCCCTTCGTTTCCCTGGGTGGGTGAAGAGACCAAATCTGCTTGGGAGGTACTCCTTAAGTTACTTATGGTTGTCTCTTCACTACACCAAGCAGTCCAAATTCAcgcacacaccaaaaaaaacccccacagttTCCCCTTTTACACTAAGAGATCTTTTCcgaaaaatctgaagacagagCCCTCAACTGAGTATGGGGTGCTTTTCACCTCGGTGTGTGCAGTTTGCGGGAAATTTGAGTCACCCCCCTTGCTTTCTAGACACCGCTCACCCTTTTCAGGTTGTCGGGCTAGGCGCGGCTGGAGCGAAATGTCCTTCCCCTATTACAGACTACACACAACCTTGCAACCCCTTCTGTCTGTCAGATCCTGTCTGTGACGCCAGTTTaatgtcacgatccgctaatgcaagcgggggtcgtgatggttcgtttatcgatctcagggtgtaaaaggacacaggagatttcagttttagtcaaaacagtgcacctttattaagtgcccacaacacagtaatgcaatagaagagagaaagagagagagaaagaaacacaaagtagagaggaagaaaaagagggggatCAATAGCTACCAACAGATGAGActaagtcctcgtggtcttccgccaatagattcgtcttctttccgtggggagatctcggacttggttatttcagaaagtccctttatagtcctttccagaagcgaggggcaactggccaagaggtggggaaatctACAGCGGTTGTTATGGGGTCCGTTGTTTTGggaaaacaggtacaggacagatgCACAagacaggtgtgcaggacaggtgtacaggacaggtcattcctttctgcttcagcgcagtccttcccgcctgggcagcaagaacggccCAGTCCATTgttacctgcactaattttcctcaggaatgcataccagttcccagcgggcacacctgtaggcaacacttggcagacatcccacctcagccaggccaggactcctgtgttcagtctctgtcctcggcgatgatcgtgaggcagatgagggatcttcgaACTGTCTCTTACATATGGTCGGactgtttttgaatccttgtggtaaaactgtccTGGTGAGCTGGGTCTTCTTTCCTGTTTCtggattctcccactcaaatgcaaagagttcttggctattGTTATGcagaggaatgcagaaaaaggcatccttgagatctaaaacagtgaaccaccctaattcatttgttagtgttgtcaaaagtgtgtaaggacttgctaccactgggtgtatgtcctctgttatcttgttgatttttctcaaatcctgtaccaacctgtagcttttaccatcagctttctttactggcaagattggtgtgttgtacctggattcacattccactaacaacccaaatttgagaaacttttcaatcacaggtactaatcccttgcgagcttctaatttcagaggatattgtctttgccttactggtgtagcccctgctgagtgtgatactcacaggttcagcttttttggatctcccaggagaatcattggtccacactatttgaatgacagccttttcaacttctttgggaatttttgcatggcattcctgtacaaGGATAGCAGCTGCTTtgataattttagattctgggattataattttcactcccccttcctttgaaaacttaatttctgcttccaatttttttaataaatctctgcctaacaatggcattggggaatttggcatatacaggaactggtgagtgacccagtgttttcGCAATTTAAATTTTAGAGGTTGGAaaaaaggccttgtttcacttacccctgtagctccaatcacatccacagtgtcttgactcagtttaccttttaaagtatttaacacagaatatgttATTAACTCAACAACCACCCATTTCTGGTATCGCTTCAGCTTTTCTatctgttctgggacattaGGATCCCAGTTAGGGTTCGCTAGGGGATAGATATCATTAACTGACCCTTGAAGACTCCCAGttgcaatttgagtttctatagcagatataACAGCTTTGTTGACcacttctctctctgttttatccaataattcatctagcataacatttagatcaccccaatctgggttttgggttatttatggccatttctacacgcatagctactctctctgggttgtccctgtacttcccaattgagtttttccactgctgtaattctccGAGAGAAAATGGTGCTTTTATATAAATAACTTTttgatttcccacagcctgtctcagaggtgcttctaaTGCAAGTTCTTCCTCCCCCCCTTTATCTGCTTTGGACTTTGTGTGTTTAGCGACGGGACTGACTGCTCTCATGTCTTCTTGGGCTATCTTGCCCCTTCTTCTACCACCCTCCCCGTGAGAACCATCTGTATCAAAATCATCCCATTCGCTTTTAATAGAAATTGGttcattggttttaaaaattgttCCAGGCAAATGTTGATCAGGAACTGTCTCGCTCTTTGCGGCAGTGGAGGGGTGGGGAGGCAGGGGCTGTAAGCAGGTTCTCCCGTCCCTAGCTCTGCAAGAGCCGCCTGGGTCGGGGCCATCCcatctgccctcagctttaacaCTGCCTGTgccgcagggtggggagagcgaccggctcctcctgtctctggctcGGAAACTTACAGTTCTCTGTATTGGGGAATGCTGCCGCAATTGCCCGTGTccatttctgccttcacttcCGTGTTCGGGGTTCCTGGGGAAAGGTGGGCAGCctgccctttcccctcccccttccctgtctctgcctctggaaaggtCAGGGGGCGATGGCCAGACTGCaccttctctgcctctggggcggTCAGGGGGCGGTGGCATACCCGCATCTCCCATAGCGAGGCCAATTTCCTTGACTTAAATTTAAAGTCGGCCAAACCCGTGTGGACAGTCTGATCAATTCTCCGGTGTCCAAAGTAGTTTTTTGCCCTGTCAGCCatctccagtgttttattatcagctctaatgggctgttagaagggattttttcattcacaccacCCATATTTtctcacagacaggaaaactctgccagaggaaaGCTCTTCACTCTGGAATTCAGCCTGCAATCTGGCTTTGGAATTCCGATTTCCCAGGCAGTTTATCTAGgttactacacaaacacttcaaaacagcactttaaaacacataaaagcaactagttttagcaAGCAGTAAATGCGCGCGTGTGGAAATCTGGTCTCAAAAGGATTCGAACCCACAACTTCCCGACGTCCCAATCAACCAACCAAGCAAACAACCTCTGAGCCACTCTGAGGTGCGTAGGGTGCATCCTCTGGGCTCCTGTGGACTCCACGGAGGGTgtcccctcctttccacagttcgcaggggaaaagtttaagctttccccttttgtgggcttttatgcccccaacctttccaaccccctcggagatctccttccctagtgctAGCACAGTCTCAGTAGTACTGATACACTTTTCTCTTACCTCTTTCCAtgcttctgcctttctgtgctgggtcctaaagtcctggtcacagtcttaGATTGTTGCTCCggcccctctgtaatttgccgGCAAAGAGAGGagcaaagcaagatgtgttccaacccaagactgtGATTTTCAAGGTCTTTAGCGTCCCTTTGTGGTTGCCAGgagctgatgccttttcctggtcttaaaatcaagagtcatacatggttagaaggggaaaagggattttaacttgctgtttattttaaggatccttaggtgtgcacatccaggtcatatgcatcgagatgcaccccgccgagtctatctctgtgtctctctctttttctctgttcccctccccaacattgggtataacattataggttttactaattagcatatctatcaaagattccccaatcagaggctcaagtgagcccccctccccaaggaaccttcccctggatggctctatcttggtttacagaatgtgttctggagaggaccttggggtctggggcacactgatccctagctacgaagcttctaaaatgtttagtctcttagcttaacaaacaagtccaagaatgtagggaaaaagcactaggaatacagaagctCTAAAAAGGTATGACagaggtataaaagaaaaggcaaaaatcgtCAGGGCTccagttgctcttccactttcaggatcccaactgcagaaggatttt
The Aphelocoma coerulescens isolate FSJ_1873_10779 chromosome W unlocalized genomic scaffold, UR_Acoe_1.0 ChrW_unloc_scaf_1, whole genome shotgun sequence DNA segment above includes these coding regions:
- the LOC138102726 gene encoding uncharacterized protein, with the protein product MTENRSAKVKGAFYALLAKHNARPSPGGEEWAQNNWFNLDYVTDRVCSLQHETRFKFGRNKTIICSVLGACLVAAIDHRLKRYTEEKAIIDSLQNLVEILQKQLDEEKNRNHLLEAALKEEYSRNSKSTDSPKEREEKETPHINQIYPQKELMLVKNCGENCCPRMRPLIKTEYNYINDEDFEPHITTKQIPYTSVELARLKKEYGRLPHESETEYVFRVSLTGGDQIQLTEQEASGYWGHGVFLTTGDKHGTWSLTQRAAFWAGGLNPLERGDPFAIVGTPDQLLESVHKAACLQMIHERKLTPGYESPMQLPVKPELMTPLIRGLPESLKPTAIVLQKTIAAVGPVERLDRFLGNPSDQTGSTDPGFTPYSTPSQLPGSQSNSPAGDRKVWTWSEVAEDLINYSRKYGPIKIPEEKSDKTKGVRYIRAPHSEKPENVKQISNRQHWWLLGIKKRVPKDVMDGLPLDKLSKVVSNWHCRKPVLPNPSVQPGAPLLPQNLGTDCDTIFGNQLSKELEDWRKQEPGGAVLQYVDDILIAAKTRDDCIELTKIVETYSSRPDLKDVPLKDRDWELYTDGSSFMRNGRRMTGYAVTTSDKIIAAKALLSDVSSQKAELIALTRALELSEGRKVNIWTDSKYAFSVVHAHGAILKESGLLTAQGFHGVSIEIAVTAPYSLDRRLPFHVSFAATSVALDFIRVIIAPVSWCLCPFQGGKGRKGLSLGLHEIFPYCLNSFH